The genomic region ATGTGTATTTTTCCCATATTTCACGgttattattacttctaTCAATATCATTTCTATTTACATCTTCTTTTATCTTATTCCGAAATATAGATCTTAATTTCATAATCATGatattatctatataatTCTTCAATTTGTGTAAATATAGCTCTTCAAATGTTTtgttttcaaatatattgcTTATTTGGTATATGTAATAAAGGAATGtgcttaaatattttatgctaCATGCACCCAAAAATCTGTGCAATGATATGGttgtaataatttgaattatAAGGTTTGTTAAGTTATTTAAATTTGAACTTATAATATCCATATTTATTTCAATGTCTAggttctttttattatagttcTTCTTCGTTTCATTCTTAATATtgtaaacaaaaacaaaactTCTCATAATATTTAGGATAGTTtccatattataaaattctacatacttttttaagtataaataatataattcatcTATATCTTTCaaagaataaatacaaatttttattaattcactTAAACTTTGTAGTTCATTTATTCTATCTTTATGAAAAACTGTAGTTCCATTTTGTTTAgcattttttatacaattttcattttcttttttgaagTCACTAGAAATGTTATCTCTCTTTTTTCCAAGTTTATCTTCAAATTCTTCTTCATAGTATTTACGATTTAGCAATTTTAAAACCCTTTCATAAGTAATTTCAGTAAAACTTCCCATGTTTGTACTGTTATACTGACAAATATAAGCAAGAATCGATTTTAGATTTCTCTTCCCTTCATTTGGTAGAAAATGTATGCTTTCGATGATGCAAAGTATGTCGTCAGTTTGTAGATGTTTCATATTGTTAGAGCTGTAGTAATTGAAAGTCTCCTTCTCACTATTCTTTGTCTTCTCAGCCCCCTTCATCATTTCACTGTTATAACTATCATCATATCGTTTTCCAATCCTGGCGTAATAAACTGTCATCATCACTAGCACTAAGTCgtgaatattatttttatctgtATGTCTTAGCAAAAACATCTTCATAATATTATGCAAATGTTTATCCGTTTTTTCgtaaaaaaagtgaaataatAAAGTGATGTATTTATAATCATTTTCACTTGCCTTGTCCAAAActatacaattaaaataatatacaaattttagCCTATTTAAAAATCTCCTGTTggtatattttacattttttaaaaaattgagaataagatatatttcattaaagtTTATATTCCTAACAAAGGCGCTTTTCTTTCTGTGCCATTCTGCTCCATAATAAATATCATCCAGCTCAGATATTTCATCCGCTATATCTATGTTATCCTTCCGTTCAACACTGGATAACAAATTATTAGTTCTTGTGGTTGTGATATTAAAATTCCTCAATGAAACACTTTTAACTAATTTACCCGATGCACTTAATtccttaattttataaaaaaaaaaattgaaataattattatgataaattatataatccAATTTCCTActtaatatgtttaataacTTTTCTACTACTTGTTCATTTGCatgattaaaattataaaaactgTGTAATACATAGGTTATacgtattatgtatatattctcAAAAGGATCTATTTCTGCCTTTTCattatatgataatatatctatatcactaataatattttccaaTTTATTTAACAGCACCACATCATACAAATTGTATTGCATAagtgttttaaaaataaaatatattttgtttaagcTCCATTTATCGTTCAAAAActttattctatttatataattcttaattATATCTTCACTAACATTGTGTTCagatacatattttaaattctcAATTACACTTAAGCAGTCTAAATTATtgataacatttttattacatatgttttttaagAAGCTTGtgtttttattaatcttGCCTAcctctctttttttcttaccaTATAATACACAAAAATTACATCTTCTTTTTCTCCATAATTTTAGTAACTCTCCTACTTTTTTGTTAcctattaatatattcattaaggTACGTTCCCTGCGTAGATTTTCCTTTCCGGTTTAATACAAATCGTTGGGAAGCATTTTTTGTTCAACTTATTTCATTTGCGAAGGtttctcatatatatatatatttaatatacatatgtaatatacatatataatataaatgtataatataaatgtgtaatataaatgtataatataaatgtataatataaatgtataatatacttatatgtgtatacattcatttcatttattttaatttcaacCGTTTCCCCCCTCATGAGCATCCTCTATAAAGCAGTGTTAAAATGGTAcaatcaaaaaatttaaatgtgttataaataaaatatatgaaaagaataaaaaaaaaaaaaaaagaaaaaacgaaTTATAGGAGCATTTTGATAGCACTGTATACAGTAGTGAAATATTGTTGAATCgcagggaaaaaaaattaaggcaAGAACTAGGATTCACTAAAGGGTCAGTATACAAAAATTAGAGTAAAATGAACCTTAATAAATAACGAAAGATGcaatcatacatatatttacatgaacatatttgtaaaaactTACTTATATGCTCATTTAAATGCACTTTACATGTAGCTCCAACAAGTACAGCTTCTACTTAGCGATTCGCAAAAATAACAGGAGCAAAAAGAAGTTTAAGTGGAAAGTATGGATAAATATAACGTGCAAAATTACTTGTACAATACATAAGGTATAAAAAGGGTTACTATGCAAATgactttattaaaaatttatgagcTTTAAGGAAGAGGCAAAAacgtaaatatttataggtatatatgcaattattcgtacatttatgtatgtacgtgcACATATACGAAAGTATGCGCTTCTAATCCGTTTGTAGTTTTTATGAAAAACCTTATTTCCACAAAATAAGCACAAAAAGGGAAAAGTTGTGTGTACATTCCTCATATGATGATTATTTGtgcattttttctttatgttATTCTTACGTACAGTGAAATAATATTGtgctttaaaataaataatatatataaccagAGTAGTTGGTTACTACATaacaaatatgtaaaaaaatattctcgaattaagaataatttggacaataatgtaataaatcataatgttaatataaaagaaagtGTTGAAAGGAATATCAAATGTAAGATTGGTGTAGAAGTTCATGTACAGTTAAGTACTAAATACAAGGCATTTTGTAactgttttaatatatcatccttatatagagaaaaaacatatggaaaaaataatatcgaTTTgataaactttttaaatgaaaatatttttaaaaaaattcaaaaaggaaatgaaaaaaggcACACTTCAAATGGAGAGTTAAAAAGGATTATGCAGGAACAAAACATTAATGTAGATGAGCCACATAAGAATGTAAAGAAccatgtaaataataatgctaGTAATGAGGTTAGCAGTGCCGTTAGTAATGACTTTGGTAATGATGTTAGTAATAACAGTAGTATTACTAAGCCAAATAAACACATTTGCAACATCTGCATTGGAGAAGTAGGCTCTCTGTGCATATTGAACACCTTTGCGTTGTTATTCacttatttaatttgtattattctGAATTGTAATTTAGCTACTTATATAACATTTGACaggaa from Plasmodium malariae genome assembly, chromosome: 11 harbors:
- the PmUG01_11034700 gene encoding RAP protein, putative; this translates as MNILIGNKKVGELLKLWRKRRCNFCVLYGKKKREVGKINKNTSFLKNICNKNVINNLDCLSVIENLKYVSEHNVSEDIIKNYINRIKFLNDKWSLNKIYFIFKTLMQYNLYDVVLLNKLENIISDIDILSYNEKAEIDPFENIYIIRITYVLHSFYNFNHANEQVVEKLLNILSRKLDYIIYHNNYFNFFFYKIKELSASGKLVKSVSLRNFNITTTRTNNLLSSVERKDNIDIADEISELDDIYYGAEWHRKKSAFVRNINFNEIYLILNFLKNVKYTNRRFLNRLKFVYYFNCIVLDKASENDYKYITLLFHFFYEKTDKHLHNIMKMFLLRHTDKNNIHDLVLVMMTVYYARIGKRYDDSYNSEMMKGAEKTKNSEKETFNYYSSNNMKHLQTDDILCIIESIHFLPNEGKRNLKSILAYICQYNSTNMGSFTEITYERVLKLLNRKYYEEEFEDKLGKKRDNISSDFKKENENCIKNAKQNGTTVFHKDRINELQSLSELIKICIYSLKDIDELYYLYLKKYVEFYNMETILNIMRSFVFVYNIKNETKKNYNKKNLDIEINMDIISSNLNNLTNLIIQIITTISLHRFLGACSIKYLSTFLYYIYQISNIFENKTFEELYLHKLKNYIDNIMIMKLRSIFRNKIKEDVNRNDIDRSNNNREIWEKYTYQVNSSNENYLQKSYLQKKNESHLNKRDEIYCQISSDELCKEATHLLNSGNNDKREYIDEQFKNDGANEIIEVFILLFNIYSKKGDNKDILLLILKILNNFKVENKDLPSGIYINLLNSFAKLKYRNLNLIETCLNKIDDNSEGLQFYEYTNLLISLSKLNIFGINLNIYDSIFLSKGYKSCNSIYCEDIKKIFLNEYNHKSIKNQSKVKIVYTVNRLLKKINESMSNFPFYPSYKIINIIPNILMSYAILGFTNIHFKNVNYLLECFHDYVFNYFKNFPSVEGNDTYTKRKNDGEEKDEVQDEEKYYANNLVTCMDSPSSKCHYWYFSEKNNIKIIRENTNGALYLPLQCVYQIYIFNIYFNVYVKYLFYSHKEDMKKKGVLNQENREENEKDVQGGSTCYPSNYLPITNVYIENNLQINEKPNYNIFCINNILSEKSIHILNNVIFFVKYVNNFYKKSSYDKYNLCVQFLNGNGKNQDQNEQLVEYIKKCHIHIKRDNTVMHSSSFHRDVFSTLLSLGVKNMKCEVPFLDGIYSVDIVINNSICIEINGNNHYYYNGNMKRSCENIDSLNLIKYYLLSKRYKLILVSYLEWNNLKCSEEKRNYMRKKILL